AAGAGGAGACGAGGTGACCATTTTGGAACACATTTTTTTGACTGATAGGGGAAAGGTTAGACAACATAACGAAGATAGTGTTGGCGTGTTTGAAAATGAAACGGGGATATTAGCAATAGTAGCAGATGGTATGGGTGGTCATTTGGCTGGAGATGTTGCAAGTCAAATGACAATCTCTACTTTTAAGGAATTATGGGAACAAGCTCCAACTATTAATGGACCAAGTGATGCTGAAGCTTGGTTAATCGAAAAAGTGGAAGAAGTGAATAAAACTGTTTATGAGCATTCTCTAACTAATTCGGAATGTCAAGGAATGGGGACAACCATAGTTGGAGTTTTGGTTACACCTAGTTTTGCCACCATCGGTCATATCGGAGATAGTCGCTGCTACCTTTTAAATAATAGTGGCTTTAAACAAGTTACACAAGATCATTCACTTGTTAACGAATTGGTAAGATCAGGTCAAATTTCTAAGGAAGATGCAGAACATCATCCTCGTAAAAATGTTCTTTTAAGAGCATTAGGAACTGAACAAACGGTTGATCTTGATGTTAGAACAATTGAACTAGAGGAAAATGATGTACTATTGCTTTGTTCTGATGGATTGTCAAATAAAATATCTGACGAGACATTGGAGCATGAGTTACTTCAATCTAAAGATTTGTCTCATACTGCAAACCATTTAGTACAAATGGCAAATGATAATGGAGGGGAAGATAATATTTCCATTATCATACTAAAAAAGTCGACAAATAAATTAGGTGAAGATCCGTGCTAATAGGAAAAAGAATTAGTGGTCGATATAAAATTCTAGAAGTTGTAGGTGGCGGTGGCATGGCTAACGTTTACCTAGCCCGAGACATGATTCTAGAACGCGAAGTGGCAATGAAGGTGTTGCGCTTTGATTTTTCCAATGATGATGAATTTATTAAACGATTTAGAAGAGAAGCACAATCAGCAACTAGTTTGGCGCATCCAAATATCGTAAGTATATATGATGTTGGTGAAGAGGACGGTATTTACTATATTGTTATGGAGTACGTGGAAGGCCAGACTTTAAAACAATACATACAACAGTTTGCACCAGTTCATCCAAGAAAAGCAGTGAATATTATGGTGCAAATTGCATCGGCCATTCAGCACGCACATGATAATCAAATTATTCATAGAGACATAAAGCCGCATAATATTCTTATTGATCATCATGGAAATGTGAAGGTAACAGATTTTGGAATTGCTACAGCGTTAAGTTCAACGACCATAACACAAACAAATTCAGTATTAGGATCTGTTCACTATTTATCACCTGAACAAGCAAGAGGTGGACTGGCTAATAAAAAATCAGATATTTACTCTATTGGTATTGTTTTATTTGAGTTATTAACTGGACGATTACCGTTTGATGGAGAATCAGCTATCTCAATTGCCCTTAAGCATTTGCAATCAGAAACTCCATCCCCTAAAAGGTGGAATCCTGACATACCCCAAAGTATTGAAAACATAATTTTAAGATCGACTGCTAAGGATCCGTTTCACCGTTATGATTCAGTAGAAGAAATGGAAAAGGATCTTGAAACAGCCTTTGATGTTAGTAGAATTTCTGAGGAACGTTTTTCTATACCTGAAGATGATGAAGCCACCAAGGCTATACCAATTATTACAAATGAGAATTTTAATGAACATAAGGTAGAAGACACCATTGTCAGAAAACCTGTTGGTAACGAGAATTTTAATAATTCCAATCAGGAAGAAAATAGCAATAAAGGAAAAAAGCAAAAGAAACCCAAAAAGAAGAAAAGCAAGCTTGCTACCTTTATCGTTTCAGTATTTTTGATTTTACTTGTTGCAGGTATAGCTGCTTTTACAATCATTCCTTCCTTTTTCCTTCCTAAGGATGTTGAGGTTCCGGACGTTACAGGAAAGTCCTACGAAGAAGCTGTTAACATATTGCTTGATAGTGGATTTGAAGTGGCGGATCCAGTGCTGGTAACAGATGAAGAGGTTGAAGAGGGGTATGTTATTAAAACAGAACCAACCGCAAATGAAATCATCAAGGAAGGCTCTACTATTACAATCTATGAAAGTATAGGAAAAGAAAAAGTGGTATTAGAGGATTATGTTGGAAGAAAAATTGATCGTATTACCTCTATTCTTGAAATGAAGGGCTTTACAGTAGAGGTTGTAAAAGAAGAATATAGTGAGACCGAACCTGCTGGTAACATATTGTCCCAAGATCCTGAAATCGGAGAAGAAGTTGTACCAGAAGACACAGTGGTAGAATTTACGGTTAGTAAAGGGCCAAAACTAGTGAAAATAGAGGATCTGGTTGGGAAAACAAAGGAAGAAGTTAATAAATATATTTCAGAAACAGGATTTAGTGTTAATGTTGATGATGAGTATTCAGCAGAAGTGGAGAAAGGCTCACTCATCAGGCAAAGTCCAAAGGCTGGTACTGAAGTTGTACCAAAAGAAACAACATTAGAAGTTGTCTATTCTCTTGGTCCGGAGCCTAAGCCTTCTAAGACAGTAACAAAAACTGTTACAATCCCTTATGAAACGGAAGAACAGGGCAAAGAATTAGAAGTGAAGATTTCAATTGACGATGAAGAACATTCTATATCAGACGTATTTGAAACCTTTACTATTACTAGTCCTCGGGTAAAAACATTAGAATTTACAATACCACCAAATGACAAAGCTTTTTATCAGATTACTGTGGATAATAAAATTGTAATAACTGAGACTATTCCCTATCCAGAGGGATAGAAATGAACGACGAATGAGAATTCTAAATAGCAAAGAGTTTTTTTATGTTTGCATAGCCTTTTTTAGTAAATATTCACGATCATTTAATCGGAACACATCCAAGGAGGTTATCCATGCCACAAGGGAAAATTGTGAAGGCTCTTAGTGGTTTTTACTATGTTCAAGATCAAGAGAGATTAGTTCAGTGTAGAGGAAGAGGTGTATTTAGGAAGAATAAGATAACACCTCTTGTAGGCGACGAGGTAGAATATCAAGCCGAAAATGACTTGGAAGGATATATTCTTGAAGTCTTTGATCGTAAAAATGAACTTGTAAGACCACCTATTTGTAATGTTGATCAAGCTATTCTTGTATTTTCTGCAGTAGAGCCTGATTTTAGTCCAACGCTTCTTGATCGATTTCTTGTACTAATTGAAGCAAATGAGATCATTCCAATCATTGTTATTAGTAAAACAGATCTTATATCCTCTGATAAAATAAGAGGAGAAGTTCAGTCTTATGCAAAAGATTATGAAAATGCAGGTTATACCGTCTTGTTAACCTCAACGGTCGAATCAACAGTTGAAAATGATTTGCTACCGTATTTAAATGACCATATTTCAGTTTTTGCAGGTCAATCAGGGGTGGGGAAATCCTCTTTATTAAATGTATTAAGACCGGATCTAGAATTGAAAACGAATGATATTTCTTCCCATTTAGGGCGGGGGAAGCATACAACAAGACATGTTGAACTTATTTCAGTAGGAACAGGTTTTGTAGCAGATACTCCTGGTTTTAGTTCACTGGATTTTACAGGTATTGAGGTGGAAGATCTTTCATACTGTTTTCCAGAGATGCGTGAACGAAGTAGTAGCTGTAAATTCAGAGGATGCACTCATGTCAAAGAACCAAAATGTGCAGTAAAAGAGGCTGTTGAAAAAGGAGAAATACCGCAATACCGATATGAGCATTATTTAACATTCGTAGAAGAGATAAAAGATAGAAAGCCGAGGTATTAATATGATAAAAATTGCTCCATCGATTTTATCGGCAGATTTTGCTAAATTGGGAGAGGAAATTAAGGATGTTGAAAAGGGAGGTGCAGATTATATTCATGTTGATGTAATGGACGGCCACTTTGTTCCTAACATTACGATCGGACCACTTATTGTCGAGGCTATAAGACCTGTAACAAAGCTTCCTTTAGACGTTCATTTAATGATTGAACAACCTGATTTGTATATTAAAGAATTTGTCCGTGCAGGAGCCGATATTATTACTGTTCATGTAGAAGCTTCTAAACATCTGCACCGAACAATTCAACTTATTAAGTCTGAAGGAATAAAAGCTGGTGTTGTGTTAAATCCACATACACCAATTGAGTTAATATTACACATTCTTGAGGATATTGATATGGTATTGTTCATGACTGTTAATCCGGGCTTCGGTGGGCAATCATTCATACCGCAAGTCTTACCTAAGATAAAGGCATTAGCTGATATAATTAAAGAAAGAAATCTTTCAGTTGATATAGAAGTTGATGGCGGGATTAATGAAGAAACAGCTAAGCAATGTGTTGCTGCTGGAGCAAATGTTTTAGTTGCCGGTTCTTTTATATACAATAAGCCTGACCGTCATGAGGCAATACAAAGTCTTAAGCAAGCAGTTCTATCTTAAAGAACAAAACACCGTCATAAAATAAGTCAAAAAAACTCATCCTATTACAGTAGACTGCTAAGTGATAGGAGGGGGTAGAGTGAATATTTTAAGGGAAGATATTGCCATAATTGAACAAGCGTTAAAGGTCGCTTTACAAAATAGTTCAGATTATGAAGAAATTTCTCAGTATGAATCAGTATTACAAAGGCTTAAAAGCGGAAGTACTGACGCTCAGCATGATGGTTTTAGATATGATTATGATGATAATATGCAATAGAATGAAAGAAACGAAGTTCTGGCATTTCATATGCCAGACTTTTTTCGTAGTGAGGAGATAAAATGAAAACAATTGCACTAGTAGCAGGAGGTCCCAAGGAGAATCTTGCTGACTTAACAATATTTAATCAAAGAGAAATAATGTGGGTTGGGATAGATAGAGGTGTCCGTTATATTGAAGAAGCAGGATTTACACCTGCAAATGCATTTGGAGACTTTGATTCCATTTCGAGTGAAGAACATAAAAAGTTGAAAAAGGATCTTCCACATTTATCTACATATCCTTCAGAAAAAGATCAAACAGATACTGAAATAGCTCTAGAATGGGCAATTAATCAAAAACCAGACCAAATTTATCTTTTTGGAGCCACTGGTGGACGAATTGATCATATGCTTGCAAATTTGTATCTCCTTATTAAATCACCCTCTACTCTATCAAAAATTGAATGTATTGATCGTCAAAATCATATCACGCTCTATGGCCCAGGAACATATAAAGTAAAGAGGAAAAATGAATTGCGTTATATTTCTTTTATCGCCTTAACCCCAGATGTCATAGGCCTGACACTTGAAGGATTTAAATATCCTTTAAAAAATTGTCATATTAGGCTTGGATCAACATTATGTATTAGTAATGAACTCATTTATGAAGTAGGTACTTTTTCTTTCCTAGACGGCATATTAATAATGATAAGAAGCCGAGATTAAATTGTTGGTAAAAGACAATAGGGGATAGCGTCATTTTTTTACAGAGTATGAATATAATTTAA
This genomic stretch from Metabacillus sp. B2-18 harbors:
- a CDS encoding Stp1/IreP family PP2C-type Ser/Thr phosphatase, whose translation is MEHIFLTDRGKVRQHNEDSVGVFENETGILAIVADGMGGHLAGDVASQMTISTFKELWEQAPTINGPSDAEAWLIEKVEEVNKTVYEHSLTNSECQGMGTTIVGVLVTPSFATIGHIGDSRCYLLNNSGFKQVTQDHSLVNELVRSGQISKEDAEHHPRKNVLLRALGTEQTVDLDVRTIELEENDVLLLCSDGLSNKISDETLEHELLQSKDLSHTANHLVQMANDNGGEDNISIIILKKSTNKLGEDPC
- the pknB gene encoding Stk1 family PASTA domain-containing Ser/Thr kinase; the encoded protein is MLIGKRISGRYKILEVVGGGGMANVYLARDMILEREVAMKVLRFDFSNDDEFIKRFRREAQSATSLAHPNIVSIYDVGEEDGIYYIVMEYVEGQTLKQYIQQFAPVHPRKAVNIMVQIASAIQHAHDNQIIHRDIKPHNILIDHHGNVKVTDFGIATALSSTTITQTNSVLGSVHYLSPEQARGGLANKKSDIYSIGIVLFELLTGRLPFDGESAISIALKHLQSETPSPKRWNPDIPQSIENIILRSTAKDPFHRYDSVEEMEKDLETAFDVSRISEERFSIPEDDEATKAIPIITNENFNEHKVEDTIVRKPVGNENFNNSNQEENSNKGKKQKKPKKKKSKLATFIVSVFLILLVAGIAAFTIIPSFFLPKDVEVPDVTGKSYEEAVNILLDSGFEVADPVLVTDEEVEEGYVIKTEPTANEIIKEGSTITIYESIGKEKVVLEDYVGRKIDRITSILEMKGFTVEVVKEEYSETEPAGNILSQDPEIGEEVVPEDTVVEFTVSKGPKLVKIEDLVGKTKEEVNKYISETGFSVNVDDEYSAEVEKGSLIRQSPKAGTEVVPKETTLEVVYSLGPEPKPSKTVTKTVTIPYETEEQGKELEVKISIDDEEHSISDVFETFTITSPRVKTLEFTIPPNDKAFYQITVDNKIVITETIPYPEG
- the rsgA gene encoding ribosome small subunit-dependent GTPase A; the protein is MPQGKIVKALSGFYYVQDQERLVQCRGRGVFRKNKITPLVGDEVEYQAENDLEGYILEVFDRKNELVRPPICNVDQAILVFSAVEPDFSPTLLDRFLVLIEANEIIPIIVISKTDLISSDKIRGEVQSYAKDYENAGYTVLLTSTVESTVENDLLPYLNDHISVFAGQSGVGKSSLLNVLRPDLELKTNDISSHLGRGKHTTRHVELISVGTGFVADTPGFSSLDFTGIEVEDLSYCFPEMRERSSSCKFRGCTHVKEPKCAVKEAVEKGEIPQYRYEHYLTFVEEIKDRKPRY
- the rpe gene encoding ribulose-phosphate 3-epimerase, encoding MIKIAPSILSADFAKLGEEIKDVEKGGADYIHVDVMDGHFVPNITIGPLIVEAIRPVTKLPLDVHLMIEQPDLYIKEFVRAGADIITVHVEASKHLHRTIQLIKSEGIKAGVVLNPHTPIELILHILEDIDMVLFMTVNPGFGGQSFIPQVLPKIKALADIIKERNLSVDIEVDGGINEETAKQCVAAGANVLVAGSFIYNKPDRHEAIQSLKQAVLS
- a CDS encoding thiamine diphosphokinase, whose protein sequence is MKTIALVAGGPKENLADLTIFNQREIMWVGIDRGVRYIEEAGFTPANAFGDFDSISSEEHKKLKKDLPHLSTYPSEKDQTDTEIALEWAINQKPDQIYLFGATGGRIDHMLANLYLLIKSPSTLSKIECIDRQNHITLYGPGTYKVKRKNELRYISFIALTPDVIGLTLEGFKYPLKNCHIRLGSTLCISNELIYEVGTFSFLDGILIMIRSRD